In Biomphalaria glabrata chromosome 16, xgBioGlab47.1, whole genome shotgun sequence, the sequence CAAGTCCGGGTTAACTGCTATTTTACATTACTTTGGAGAATGTAAAGGCGGtttatcgttgtgctggccacatgacaccctcactaACTGtaggccataaaaacagatgaccctatTGATATGtgttatagattgcaaggtttgaaagagGTACTTCAGTTTTCAttagataaaaaacaaaaatagactCAGTATTTGaatttaacaaaacaaactatttaaaacAGAGATATTTAAAATGTCACATTCGCGTTGTACAACCCCGTTGAAATCTCAGCGAAGGAGAGAGGTAATAGATCCCTACCATCCACCCCCTAATACATTCTCTTACTTCAATACAAGCACTTCTTTATCACAAGTAATTTATTAGAATACCGGTTTTCTTTTTCTGTACAGTGAGAGGCGATGCATTAGATTCGGACAGGTTCCTTCTTACTTAAAAGAAGGTAGTTACATCCTACGAGTAttcatgtatcaatctagtcgagtgacttaaattctgctaattCATTAGTTTTCCTGCCTGGTACAGGCAGCTCGTGCCATTCTCACGTGGCCATATGGGAAAAGGAGAACTTGTAtcaatttgtcctagcatatgggatagGAAATGTGCtttcatctttgtgtcttactgagtattttattcaattttgtttATGCAGTtctaaattatggttcagtgttttatgtataaatgctactttactattgagtcttctctcctgaaggctttctaaatttagtgatgttactaaaggtgttactctagtcaaatgtgaatattcgtttgttatgagtctcactgctctattttgtgtctgttccagtttcttaatgttttcttgagttaaggggtccGAAACAAAGCATGTATATTCTAATAGTGTTTTAACCAAGGATAAATAGCATTTTAACTTTATGGTATTGTTagtaaatattacttttaataaaccctaatgctttttttataacaaaaaatgtatttatagtgtcattagtgtgtatgtgtatatttattattaacacCTATTACgctgagtttttttgtttttgttttttgtaactGGTTTACTAGGAATTACATAAGAAGTCTTTATTTCGCATTGAGAATTCAGTCTAAacgttacattttttaatgcaaatcttatatcagctcactctgtctgtctaactAATAAGTTAATTTAAATAGGTATTACAGCATTGAGACGTAAAACTATAAATATGGATTTATTCCCCTGtttaacacaaacacacacacacacaatatatatatatatatatatatatatatatatatatatatatatatatatatatatatatataaatatatatatatagagagagagagggagtgagatggatggatagatagatagatagatagatagatagatagatagatagatagatagatagatagatagatagatagatagatagatagatagatagatagatagatagagagatagatagagagatagataaatagatacagtgcttttttgtaaaataggtgccggtatactcagtgattaggtgtcTGTACTCAGTGATAAATTgcttaacttttaactactaatatatCAGTAGTTAATGAGacatgggttagggttagatgTTAAAAGTATGGACGGGGTGCGCAACGTAGTAGGTGAATTTGAAGTTTCGATACATTCTATTTACATCACACAATTCGTTTGTCAAATAACAACAGCTCCCTCcacctggatccgccagtgtctaAACCGTGTATAAGCGTGGGTGGACCGTATCGACCTCAAGGCCGAGATGATTAATTCAACTACCACACGTATCTAGCGTGTCGCCGAACACAGCCAGTCCTAGTTTTCATAATGCACCAACCAGAACATTGTGATTTTTGTGCATGAAACTAATGCAAGAGAATGTAGACCAAAGCACTGTCCATAAGTCACTGTGTTTTATACGTTGAACGCCTTATGACAAATGGAGCATATGGAGTTACATATTACCgttagaagtaaaaaaaagaaagtaaaatttccctttcagaccttgcgatgtacAGAGCAGATCTTTTTCATCCTTTTCTGTACTGCCTCAATTTTTCTCCAGctaaggtcaggtacccattggagctgggtgggctGAAAAgttcccgaaataaaaaaaaaacctagtcttccctaggattcgaacccgggaccgccgttcggaagccaagcgctttaccgttcatccaccgcgcctccattctATCGCTATGTATTTCCTTTACAAACAGAATAAGTGTAAGGCCTAAAGACACTATAGATTGACATTGTACAAGCTTGATCacattgtgtgtgtatattttagGAAAGACAGACAAACTCGTTCAATCCTCTACGTCTTTTTCTCgctgtctttgtctctctaaaaatattttgtgctcCTTTCCATGACATGTTTAAGTGTATTTCTTTATATGATAATTTCGAGTAATGAACTTTTTAAGGCATAGAATCTTGTTGTAAGCCTACTGAAAATATCTTTATCCAGTTCCTAGAAGATGAGATACACTATTAGAATGCGATATTATTTAAGCATTAATTTAAAGCAGGGACTCTCAActtgtggatcgcgacccctttgggggtcgaatgaccatttgttgggggtcgcctaagaccatcggaaaattgggggggggggagggagtggAATTTTTTATacgaatttttgtttgtttctaatgTATTGTACTATAGTGGATATAGATTTACATAAGTGTTGGTAATGATACGGGACTTGACTCAAATTACATTATTACAAATCAAATTATGAAACGATCGTCAATTTTAATCTTCAatgaaaaaatagataaatGTGTGAGTGAAGAATGTAAACAATGGCCTACTGCCAGAGGATACAGAGAgcacttttagttgttttttttttaattggttcttctttgttgttgttgtttaataaTGGTTGTTCAAAACTAGTTGCTGCAGACCATCCCTCTGTTGTTGcagaatacatttttcaacaatTTATTTACTGTCCATCAATGTGTCGAAACGCCATTGTgggatcaaacatttttttggtgAAGATCTAATCACGTCAATAATACGCCATCGTCAATGGAAATAAATTCATTATGGAACAACTCGTGAACAAGGACtttgaacaaaacaaagttaatgaaaaaaaaaaaaaagaatgactaTCGTTTTGAGGTATAGTTTTACTTCAATTGTTAAAGCAGGAATTCAGAGACCCCGATGCAACATTTGTAATGAAGCTCTTTCTGCCGTATGTATTAAGGCCGAACATACGTCCGAGCTTTGCGGATAACGACCTACAGTAGTTTAATTTTGAATCCTGATGAAACTCAGACTTGACTCAGATGGAAAATAccataattaaaacatatcagccTATGAAGCGTCTTATTTTGGTGGCTCTCGGAATCGCTTTGCGGATAACGACCTACAGTAGTTTAATTTTGAATCCTGATGAAACTCAGACTTGACTCAGATGGAAAATAccataattaaaacatatcatcCTATGAAGCGTCTTATTTTGGTGGCTCTCGGAATCGCCAGAGTTCTGAAATCTCACACCATTACCAAGGAGTTATTGTCAGCGGCCAAAGACATTGCTCGCTATGATTGgagcaaatttttaaaatattttttttgcaatttgcATATCTAATGACACTATCCACAAGCGATTAGTAGACATGTCTTCAGATATTAAGGGAATGATATTTGCTTCTTTTACAAGCTTGACGAATCCACAGGTTTTGTAGATTGTTCACAATTACTAGTTCCGGTATACttacaatatatacataaagGCGATTTTAAAGATTAGTTCCTATGCAAACATCTATAAACGGCCTCTACAGTGAGTGATGTAACTGACAAAGTTGGTTACatttgaaaaagtaaaagaCTTCTTGGAAAAAATATCTGTGGTGTCTGCACAGATGGTGCTCTAAATATGCTTTAATGTCGGTCTGGATACCAATGTTTGGTACAGAATAAGTCACCATTAGTATCCATTGCAACTCATTGTATGATTGATTCATCGATATATGTTAGCAACGCCAATAGCATTGcatctaaatatttctcttcAATGTTAGTGACACAAATCTGGATCCACTGTTTGCAGTCATTCTGTTCTATGAGATATGTTCTAGACGTCCTCTTCCATTATCAACACCGTATCATTGTAAaacatgttttgttgttttctgccTGTCAGTTATCTAGTTTTAATACAGAAATAAACTCGATGTAAATTCCTGatctagtgaaataaaaacaagctcaACCTTGTCACTAACTTTGGCGAGTTTCAAAATACTGTCGCCACGTTTTCCATGATTAGTAATACTTtctaaattgtaaaatatttatttaccgTATTATAAACACGCaatgaaaaagtaaataaataaaaatcataaaatctactttttaaagaaaattaaagcaCACATTATGTTTACACTAAATACATATGATACGTTTCTAACAATTCTAACAATATTAGTTTTATACATGTtgatgtggtctatagggcagatgatgtaaaggtcaactgtttctgagGGTTTTACgaggatgttatgtggccagtacaacgataAGCCGCattactttacttttccctgactaatgtcaggtacccattacagctgggtagactcaaaggagccaaaagatcccgaaattaaaaatcccagtcttcaccagtatttgaacccgggactcccggttcagaagccaagcgctttaccgctcagccactgcgcctccacaTTTACCTAGACTTATGACAAAAAATATGGTTGGGAGTCGCCTCTTagtaaaaaattgtattagggGGTCGTGGAGCAAaagaggttgagaaccgctgatttaaaGGGACACTCCATTgagttttcaaatttgagttatggACATTTAAATTCTGcactaaattcttgacatctcaaaaaaaaaaaaaaacggggttctttgaGATTGTGTCTTTAGCTTTGGaaaacgtcacttccctcaacaatactgaaaaggAACCTAAATTTAACCAATAGTATCGCTTCATttttacagtagctgttaggctgttaggcttagtgacggcctagttcAGAGCTATgttacagttatatatatacagatatagatctaaaagcattaggataaccaactcgatacaaaaaagtaacattttcatctaagcctctctctgtcccaagaagtaaatagatcgtgtgtctgactgattttaacaaactggtcagtgtaaggctagtctagactatgtgtagtcggtcatgacaagacaaccaagcgatagtgtttgtagtgtgtagagtggtctggcgagaaaatacacactgccgtggttagtcaagcatgtaaatctacatttaacacgctttttttttctttgcatctaatctaactgcatagatgaagatatatttcttttacgagaatgtaaacgttactgtatggttttccgttatacagtaagtcaatTGATTAAATTAATAGCTTTGTGTGACGTCACATGTCGATGAAAATCTGACTTATCTATTGCCTTTAGTTTTggacaactaatgtcaggtactcattagagctgggtgtactgagaggcgcccaaagataccgaaataaatttaaaatcctagtcttcaccaggattcgaatccgggactCCTGGTTCGAAAGCAACGTGCTTTACCACTCTGACACCACGCTTCCTAAAGAAAGTTATGCCAGTTGTTAATTTTGTTCACTTACACTGCACATTTTTATTCtaaaaacttgtattatttATAATCAATAGGTGGCTTagtagttaagcgcttggcttcctaaccagGGGTCGtcggttcgaatctcggtgaaaaacTGGGATTCTGAATTTCGACATTTTTAAGGcatcctgagtccacccaactctaattgatgcctgactttagttggtaaAGTAAAGGCTTGGCCGCTatgctgcccacatgacaccctgctcgttaaacgTTGGCCAAATAAATAGATGGccgtaacatcatctgccttatagatcgcaaggtctgaaagggaaatatttactttttttttttagtttaaaaggaagtgaaaatatttcatatttccCAGTGTAACATATAGTATATGGAACACAATATTTGTGTAAATAAGTTGGAATTCTAAATGTACCAAAGAGGCTAAAATCAAATAATTAGCTATTAGAAACCTCGtgtttaattaacattaataaaactggtcctttaactctttctcttctaaatgacgataccaacgttgattccttTAGAACAGGGGTGGGCAGCCTTTTTGGATAGAGGgccgcattttttaaaatttgggaatggcgggccgcatatgtatatacaactaagaaagatactctagctaacttttaattcatagttacactgtattatattcacgtttctttttttccacactccacgttaaggaattacaagaagagttagcaattttttatatcaattaataattttttttttttaaattgctgatgtctttttatattacaataaccccactaatatacagttgtacttaatgtgcagtattttactttttacactcgtgtataatgttccggaactgtgtaACTAGCCTACTAgttgttaatttatatttatattatttttaatatatttgtatttttataagtatatactgtgggcacacctgacttctgtaggtgtcggcgggccgcataaaacactccggcggaccgcatgtggcccgcgggtcgtaattttCCCACCCCTGCtttagaatgtggtaaataattacggagagaaagagttaaggcagATTACCACGGGCTTTGAGACAGACGAAAGTTGGAggacatttaaatgaaaatggacGTATCTTTAGATTCAATTTTAGCCTTTGAGATATATTTTCTATTCTCAGATAATAAAGGAAAGCCTTTCAGAAacaaaaagcaaggccaatgacactaccTCCAGCTGAAACAACATTCCCAGTGAGCAGCCGAAAATTCCAGGCTCACATGGGTCTCACGAGCCACATAAGGAGGCACAAAGCCCCAGTAAAGAGAGTGACATGGTCTCCATATGGAATCACGATAGacgtactatatatatatacaagaaatgATGCTTTTATTATGGTATATTCATCAttatgtaacaaaaaatataattaaaatacacaTGAAGCTTATGTACAGGAATTTCATGGAAGTTCTTCCTTATTTCGACTTTGCTTTGGTTGAATTAAAGTCTTGTGATTCAAAAGGGTGTTAGGAATCAAAAAAGTTTTACTCgtatttaacaaaacaaaaactggatatgagaaaattatttggaTTTGATAGAGGTTTCAGAAACTGTCCGTTTTTCCATGTAAGTGTGATTGAACCCTAACGTTTCGTGGCCCATGCTTTGAGGAAGGCAATCGCTGCGGGCGCTACTGCTGACAATAAAGTAGAGCCAAGTAGTTTTATGAGTTCCCACGCTGAGTTTTCTTTGGCCTCGAGAAATTCTTCTTGGACTACCTCCGTATCTGCCTGTAGCTTTCTTTCCATTTGTTTAATCTTAGAATTATTTTCTTCATCTTCCTTCTCAAGGGCTTGGATTTTCATGTCTGTTTCATGTCGCAGTTCCTCCTCGGCTTCAAGTctcattttttctctttcggCTCTCAGCTCTTCCAGACGTTTCCTGTGCTCTTCCCTGAGAGCTTGAATCTTCAAGGCGTTTTCGGTACTTTCTAACTGTTCTTCAACGCATTCGACTATGCGCTGTGTGTTTTGTATGATTTCTGTGAGAACCCCTGTTTGTCTGTCTTGAGCTCTAATGCTTGATATCAGATTTTTAGCTCTTGTgtccaaactttttaaaagttccaTCTGTCTCTCTGGTTGGTCAAGTTGAACGTGGCTCAACTGTTGCAGAATGAGACTGGCCTCTCTCATACTCTCCTCTTTTATCATCGGAATCTTGGCTTCCACTAAAATTGAATTTCTCTTATGTTCAGCTGCTTGGAAGTGACTGTCGGTGTATCTCTTGCGGTTTAAATTATCAACAAGCTTGATCAGATCATAGATTTGAAGCTTGATCTTCATGGGATCTTTAGTTTTGTTGTCAAACAAGATAAATCTTTGTTTGCACTCTTCTAGAAGATATTTAAATTCCCCTTGTTGCGTACTGCACCAGTCTACAAAAGAATCCATTCCAGTTTCTTCCGGGCTGTAGCTGTCTCCCCCTGTCATCACCAAGATGCAGTGATCAGCAACAAATGTCGGaccaaaaatatgttttaacaaACGAATCGTTTGTTTATCTTCTTCTGTAAATCGAACTCCAAATCTGACAACTAGTAGAAAGGCGTGATATCCCTGTGGGTTGGCGGCTATGGCATGCTTCATTGCGTCGATGACAAGATTCATGGCATCTTCCTTGCTCATGTCAGTGTCTCCGATGCCAGGACCGTCCACCACTTTGATAATTCGCCCATTGTAGTCGCTATAATCAAACTGAACATGCTTG encodes:
- the LOC106050177 gene encoding uncharacterized protein LOC106050177 isoform X1; this encodes MQNGWRGPSLGRIWIMPDNDLDLLLIGKTGNGKSSTGNTILGRRVFKSSPSFTSVTKHVQFDYSDYNGRIIKVVDGPGIGDTDMSKEDAMNLVIDAMKHAIAANPQGYHAFLLVVRFGVRFTEEDKQTIRLLKHIFGPTFVADHCILVMTGGDSYSPEETGMDSFVDWCSTQQGEFKYLLEECKQRFILFDNKTKDPMKIKLQIYDLIKLVDNLNRKRYTDSHFQAAEHKRNSILVEAKIPMIKEESMREASLILQQLSHVQLDQPERQMELLKSLDTRAKNLISSIRAQDRQTGVLTEIIQNTQRIVECVEEQLESTENALKIQALREEHRKRLEELRAEREKMRLEAEEELRHETDMKIQALEKEDEENNSKIKQMERKLQADTEVVQEEFLEAKENSAWELIKLLGSTLLSAVAPAAIAFLKAWATKR
- the LOC106050177 gene encoding uncharacterized protein LOC106050177 isoform X2, whose translation is MPDNDLDLLLIGKTGNGKSSTGNTILGRRVFKSSPSFTSVTKHVQFDYSDYNGRIIKVVDGPGIGDTDMSKEDAMNLVIDAMKHAIAANPQGYHAFLLVVRFGVRFTEEDKQTIRLLKHIFGPTFVADHCILVMTGGDSYSPEETGMDSFVDWCSTQQGEFKYLLEECKQRFILFDNKTKDPMKIKLQIYDLIKLVDNLNRKRYTDSHFQAAEHKRNSILVEAKIPMIKEESMREASLILQQLSHVQLDQPERQMELLKSLDTRAKNLISSIRAQDRQTGVLTEIIQNTQRIVECVEEQLESTENALKIQALREEHRKRLEELRAEREKMRLEAEEELRHETDMKIQALEKEDEENNSKIKQMERKLQADTEVVQEEFLEAKENSAWELIKLLGSTLLSAVAPAAIAFLKAWATKR